AACTGCAGATTTTTTGACCAGCTGGGGGCAGCAAAAACATgacattatatttaataatttggCAGAAGCTTGATTTATCCAAAGTAACTTACTGGAGCACAATATTTACACACAAGGACATACAGTGTCCACAGTGtcctgctcaaggacacttcaacacACTCTAGAGGAGCCTGGGATTATACCTCCTGAGCCGTGCGGCTCCTGATGAAACAACGTGTAATATATACACAGTTCTGGCTGCTGAATGTTAACCAGCTAGTCACTAACTCCGCTTTACCCAGGTTAATTCCGGTGGTTGGTTAAACCTCTGCTAGGGTGGATGTTGGGTGGAGCCTTGTTGGAATTAGCACCAGGTCATCAAAGTCCATGTACTAATAAGATATCATATGTCCTATGGTAACAGGTGCCACAAAATGAGCAGGAGAGCGATGAAGGTGTCAATGAAACCTGATTGGAAACACATGAGAAGATTTTGGATGTGGGTAGAGCTTTTCAGAGCAGATATTCTGACATAGCTTGACTCtactaataacattaataatggCTCTGTTCTTGCTACATCAAATGTATTGTATCTGTTATTGACACCCATGCCTCTCTTGTCTAATGTGACATGTCAAACTGTCCTCAGTGAAAGAGATCTGTTTGTAAAAAGCATTTCCTGTGAGACAAGAGGCTCAACTCTCATGCTGACCTGGATTTATCTACTGGAGaccacagagagagcgagagagagagaggcagagagcgagagagagagagagagaagcgagcgagagagagacagagagagagagaaggagagagagagacagagacagagacagacagagacagacagagacagacagacagagagatgcaagttggagagagagagacggagacagacagacagagagagagatacagatgggagagagagagcatgagagagggttagagagacagacagacaggtgaagacaAAGTGAGAAagggacaggtggagagagacagagacagagagaggtggagagagagagagagagagagagagagagagagagagagagatgtttatAGACAGGttgagagagaggggtggagagaaaaaaaagagagagatagagagacaggtctagagacagggagagaaggggagagacaGGCACACTAGTCTTCCTGTCCTGATTCATGTCTCTGACTGTACATTTAGCTCATTAGTATTTTAACTGCTCAGGCTTCATGTTCCCTGTCCAGTGACAAACTGAGACAAAATAGGTCCGGCCCTATTACTTGTTACTTCCCACTTAAGAGACATTTCAAAATAGGAAACGAGAAATAAAAGCTGTTCTCCGCTCATTAATCTGCGTAGGCAGCCAGATTAAAGAGGACTGTGTGTAAAACATAATCTTAGAACCAAAGTAAGTATTAAACTCTTATTAGGAAAACCTGCTATGTTTCCTTAATCAACCTCTGATTGAACACATGAAGTTCAGTTTGCTCATCATGGGGAGAACGAATCAACCTGTGGAAGTAAGCCTGATGATGGGTTATATAAATTCATTACCTATTGAACTATACAtttgtttagaaaaaaaaacagttataAACTGAGGGTGAAAAACGTGGGTATTTATTAGTGTTGGGAAGTCTAAAAAAAGTTACCACTgattgcattatgggaaatatACACAATAGAATCTGGTACGTTTTGAACTTGACTTCTTATAGGGAATAAAATATCTCAGCCACTGTTGCAGTAGTTTTGAACATTATTGGCTTATAATATGTCTCTTGCAAACCCCCCGGAACAGCTCAACACTACATTTGCACCATTCAATCAGATCTCTGTTCTACACCAGCGAACATAACCATTTGTACATAATTTGCAATTACTAATTTGCGAGCTTTATTCTTCATTTATTCCCATCAGAATAGATACCTGTGTAATAGATCAACTACTCTGCCGGAAacaatcaaaaagaaaaacctgtcAAATAATCCTCCTGTCCACTCACCTCTCTTGATGCCACGGTTACAGTTTGTGCAGTCTGTCGGGCCAAAGGAGCACCCCCCTCTGGTGATGGCTGGAATCACACTGCTATACGCGGAGTAGCTGTTGATCCTGCAGGGCTCTCCGTAGCACGCTTCCACCGAGGTGCAGCAGTACACCGGATGGCTGATCCCTGAAGGCTGCGGACTAGTGCTGGGGCGTAACTTGGGTCTCTTGCCACTCCTTGGGCATATAGTGAGGGGCGTCCCGGGTGAGGGGGAGGGGTCCTGGTGGCTGAAGTGGACGTAGTAGCCAGGGAAACAGGTGTAAGTGTGCGGGCTGATGGTTATGGGTGCTGGGTGGCTGACAGAATGAGGAGGCTgcagatggtgatggtggtgatgatggtggtgatggtggtggtggaacACGTCGGCCAGCGAGCCGTCCTCGGGTTCCTTGAAGGTCTTGTCCTCCAGGAAGAGGGCCAGTCTGTGACAGTACTCGACACACCTCTCCTGGGAGCAGCAGTAGCAGGAGGACACCTTGGTCTCCACCTGCTcctttttgattgtttttaagGAGAATCCCAGAGCGGAGCCACAATGGAGAGCGTGCCTGAGACACTCCTGCCCCCCTGTGGTGTCTTTCCACTCGGGATCCAGAGCTTCTGTCTTACATAAACTGCAGCATCCCTGGACGTTGGGGCCCAGCTGGGAATGAACCGGATCCCCTGTACCCTGTTGTCTGTGCTTTAGTTGCTCCTCGTGTTCGGGATGCATTGTTCTTTTGGTCGGCGTTGTTGCCCCTTTACACAACGGTTTACCGCTAACCTCAACCTGAGTCGTAGCTGCTGCGGCTTTAACGCCGCTCCCTGGCTTGGCCTCTGACTTCTTCTGCCGTTTGGTTCCGTAAGGGGCACTAGTGAGTTTGAGCAGAGTTGCGGCGGTGAGGCCTGCTTTACGCCGAGGGGTTGGCGTGAGCAAGCTCAGCCAATCAATGTCAAGCGCCTCCAATGACGTCCGCTTCTGTTTTTTAGGTTTTGCTTTTAGTGTCGCTTTCCCTCCTGATGAAACCTTTTTGGTTTTATGATCTCTGTGTTCAGTTTTAGCGAGACTATCTCTAGCTGGATCTTCAGTAGAAGCCTGCTGTTTCTTCATGACGTTGGACGTTGCAGGGCTGCCTCTGTAGAGCAGCAGGCTGTTGACAGCCTCGGCATTGAGAGAGGCCATCCTCCGCCTGCGGGGCTCAAGGACAGATGTGGGCAACATGAGTAAGGCGTCAGATTGGTTGCTTTTTGGTTCCAGTGCTTGTTGATTGGCTGTGGATGTTTTCTTTAGTCCAGATTTGGTCCTTCTTTGAATGGAGCTGGAGTGCAGCTTCTTCATGCTCTTATCGCTCTTTTGTTTCCCAGATTTTGGTGCATTCTTTTCTTTACCCACAACTGCTTTCTCCTCCAGACGGGTGAGCAGGACGCAACAGTCCAGTGCATCTCCATCGCCCACAACCAGCGTCTTCCTCCTACTCCGGTGGGACTCTTTCTTATCGttctttttcttccctttcagctcaatctttctttctttccccttcTGCACACCTCCTCCCTTTACCTTGCGTCCCTTCTCTTTCTGGCGCTGTCCACATTTCAATGACTGGCTCTGCTGAGCTTTCACCATGGTCTCAGCGTCCGTGAGCAGATACAccacctgctcctcttcatccacaGGGTCCTGTGACGGTGTGCTTCAGCTCAGAAAAGGCCTTCACTGAACCTCATCATGGATCATCAGATGAGTCCATACACTCTCTAGGGAGGGAGACATAGATCAGACATTGAACCACACAGATTTCACTTTTGCAGAATCTGAGAGTGACTTAATGTAAGAGACAGGATCTTCTGATGCATTATTTAACAACCGGTTTTACTTAGTTTGCTGTCAATTTCCAGGTCCCCGGAGAATAAGACCACTTAGACAGCCCTTCTCCTTAACATGCAAAGCAGACACAGGAAGCATGAGAAACTGTGATAAAGAGCACATTATAGTTTGTTATGTTGTAGACTATAGGATCACATGCACTCCAGCTTTTTTCCCATTTTTATTGACTGTCTTACATCCTGAAATATTATTTGTGCTGTAGCTTCTGCATGCTTTGATTTGAGATtgcaacaaaaaatataaaaaacattttatttttcatccttTGTATCAATAAAGACAATTGTCAGCTTCTTGAACCCATGGAGAAGCACATTACTGACTCATACAATCCACCACGAGCCAAACATTACAACCCACTCAcagcaccaacacacaggcacCGAAACAAGAACGGGCATTCGGGTCATTTTATAATGCCTGATATGATGGATTCTTTCAGAATAGATTTGAATCTCAAATTCACGATGCCACACCAGTTTCATTTTTACCAAAGGCTTCAATGCCGCCTGCAGCTAATTTCCACAAGTACTGCTGAGCTATGCAAAGAGAAGGCAAATGGATTGAATATGACAAGACTGAAGACCGTTTGACCTCAAGGGAGAAAATACTGTGCCTTCACAATGTATTTAGACAGTGTTGCTATGTAGTATtttagagggaaaaaaaaacacatgatagTCATTCAAAATAATCCATTTCAATCAACACTTATGACCAAGTGGAAACCCCCAGCAAAGTCATTGACTTGTTTGTGGACTGAGTTTGGCAGTTTGTCCAGCGACTTGAAACTAGCGATTGAGACCACACTCCTAATGAACATGTTTACAGACACTTTCACATGGCTTCATTTTCAGACACGGAGTCTACGTCCCTctgtatataaagtattttctcACGACCAATTATAAATGTGTGGCAGTGAATTTTTCTGCAGAGATTCTGTCTGTATCTTCTCCGTTTCTCCTTATTTAGCTGTGTTAGGGACATTTTTGAGCTACAGCCTTTGGGCTGTTCCCAGCCAATAATAGTGCATAGGGCTGTGACTTTTTGATACCAGGTTATGTTATGGGGTCATTATTGTAGCAAAACTATTGACAAATGTGAGTCtcaatctgtctgtgtgtaatcagatttgtgaatgtgtaaaataatctCCAAATGTGTAATGAGATCTATAAATGTGTAttctgaaaacatatttttagatatttatTATCACATGTACACTTCCAATaacgcacacacagattctgtaaacatatttggGGATTTGCTTTGTACATATTTGACAATCTGATTACACACATAGATTTTACGATGTgagtttttacacattttaaaatctatttagacacacacacattctaaatACAGATTTGCAGATCCATGTATACCTTCACAAATCTCATTACACATTTGGagattattttacacattcacaattctgattacacacagacagatttgAAAAAATGGCCCCATAGTAATATTGctgcctctgtgtctctcctctgctctctgtcacGGATGTATAAAGATGTTCAAATAAGGGCAGGgctcagctacacacacacacacagacacacactaagaCGTGTGCACTTTGGCTGCATTCACACAAAATCCTGCACCTTTGGCGCTTCCTAAAGGCTTGTGTGAATGTTCAGGAGGTGTACGTTCCTCTGATTCACTGCTTTGTTCTTGCTAACGCTGCTCCCTCTCGTCAGCCGGGGATAAGGTGTAATGAATTGATGGCGTCTTTATAAGCCATCCTGCATGGTATACCTTTCATTTAAGATGGATAAAGTCGTTCTTTTTGGCCCATCGATCTACaataaaagatttttttatacatttttgctAATGTATGAAAAGCTAAAAGGGGACTCTCATTTATAACagtattcagaccttttgctTGTGGCAACTGGGGTCAGGTGCATCCTGCTCCAGCTGGGACAAACTGAATTGATTAGACAGAGTTTAGGGTGGCACACACCTGTGCATAGAAATTTCCATAATTCACACTGTGCGTCAGCAATAAGTAAGCCATGAAGAAAAGAGACTCCCTGTAGACCTCAGTGAAAAAATGGTGAAGAGGCTTAGATCAGGGCAAAGGCATAAGGAGAGGTCTTGAAGAAAACCGGCTCTAACATCCAAACGACATGAAACTGAGGCAGTCCGGCGACGACCAGAAGCATACAGTCGAGACCTAGGGACAAGTCATCGACCTTATTAATACCAGCTACTGAATTAAGTGTGGTAATATTGAATACTTTGTTTTGTCAATTAATGATTTTAGCTCTTgattgttgaaaaaaaaaaattcacaaacatGTTTATGAGTGTAGAtcaaaaagatggacgacgcatctccacttcctccaactatccagaaatgaagccctGATATCCTGAAAACgagcgctgccatcttgtaTATTTGGAGACAGACTCTACACAACAGAGATCGGGGGAAGGAGCCGTGGTAGGAAGCTCCCACTGATAAGCCACAAGCCTGTTTAAATCCAAACTTACTAACAAAATCAACCCGTGAACAAGCATCCCTGTGATTAGAACTAGAAATTTATTTGACTTCTACTTTTAAGTTTGAATTATGCTGAATCCATCAAGATGGAGAAGGCAGGAatctgtactgcagccagccaccagcaACTTAgacgttttggcttcacttttacgAAGCTgtcttgtcgtccatctttatatactgtatatggaAAATGGTAGTTTTATGCTAtttcttaattaattaattcttaattaatagtttttaattaattaaatgtgcaaaaaatatGAAGGGCTCTAAAGCttatatgttttgtttgtctatGACTGACAAAACTTGTCTATAACTGACTTCTAATCTGATCTGGGTTTCACCATTACTAGAGGCAGAAACACACCAGGTCCACAAGCTGGCACAGAGTGAATCAACAGCAGCCATATCATAAGAGAAGCAAATAAGATTGACCGTCTGCACTTCACAGGTGTCCACTTCTCCGCACTCTCAACACAGAAAACCCACCTCACTGAGAGAAAAAACCTTTAAAGGAACTGATGAATCAACTGCCTGTGACCTTTATGCAATGACACTCCTGCGTAGAGCATGAAAAGATGGATCATCGTCCTTCTCACTGTGGCTCGCCTGAAACACAATTACGCCACTTGACCTCCAAGAAATAAGTGAACACGAgccatttttatatattaagtGCCTCTTGAGCCGGAAAACCCTCCAGCTTTCACAAGCACGCCCTAAAATATTAGTTGGTTCCAATAAATGACTGATGCAAAATGTACAAGATCAATAAGGTAACTCATTTCTTTAACGCACTGCTTACATGTATATTTTCTATCTGCCCAGGTTGGTATAATAATACCTCTTTGTCCATTTTCAAGGGAAAAACTTCAAGCATCTCAAGGCATATTTTTGTCAAATCTTTCTACTACAGCAAATGGGCTACACTTTAGGTCTCTGAAATAATCCATACATCTCCTTCAAACTGTTGTAGGAAATATTACAATATAATGCAAACAGAGTTTAGTGtgttatttaaatattgtttaacTTGCAAATTGTTGCCTCTGGCTTTTAATGCCTCTCACACTTTCTTAGAGccttaaaattacatttaaatgttttgtttagtCCATTAAGGTCAAGTCATCCAGTAATCGACTGTTGTAATACACTGACTCAAGTACACAGTATAAGACAGTAGGAGGGACTCCACAGAAATAAATCATACCATCCACAAGTGCAGAATTTTAGAGGAAGAGTTTGTGGGAACCCTTCACCAGTtcaatggttttattttgaaggaaatGTATAAATAGTATTTTGATCTATGGGAGTCCTGATAATGAGAAACATCAAATGATATATATTCCATATGAGGGCAAAAGTGACAGCAACAAAGCTATTACTGACTGGAGCAGACTGGAGTTGATTGCAACATGTGACACATCGAGCCACCCacccaaccaaccaaccaaccacccgaccatacatccatccatccatccacccacccaacCATACATCCATCCAGGGTGTTTATCCTGTCAGCGTTGTGGGAGGGACAGAGTCAATCCCGTCTGACTTTGAGTGAGACAAACCTGCGCATGGAAGCAAAAAACatacaatacaaaaacacacagaagccaCAGCAGACCATCAGGTTCAAACCCTTAACGCCTGCTCTTATAAACCTATAACGCAAATGAAGTTCTTGCCCTTTCTGATTCTTCTTTTTATAAATCACATCACGTCATGTGTAAAtgtcatctgtgtgtttatcagtGAGCCCCTTATAGCTGCGACTGGGCTTTAGGTGATTATAGACGAGCAGTAAAGGGGAGTGTATGTACATGTCTacgtgtgtagatgtgtgtgtttgttctaaTTTTGGTAGCATCTATAAGACATtttccaacacaaacactgacccTGTCAGGAGCACGCTTTTTGGTAATTTCAAAGGTCTAGGTTCAGGTTGgggtaagatgtgaattgtggttaggcTAAGGTTAGAATTAGGCATGAATTGGTTATGGTTAAGTTTAGGGATATGGTTTTGGTTACGGGGTCGACAATGAATGGAAGGCAATGCAAAATCCAGATAGTTATAGTtgtgcaaacctgtgtgtgtgagcataaTTGTGTGTAAAATCTTTTTACACTCTATCATAAGTGGTCTCTATCCCCATAATTCACACTGTACGTCAGCAAAAAGTAAGccatgaagaaaaaagaaactctCTGTAGACCTCAGTGAAAAAAGTTGTCTCTATCCCCACAGTGTGATACTGTTAACAGTCATAaaaactgtattctaaataagTCAAGAGACAACGATGAATAGTTATGactcaataaaacacacaaattcaagTATAATATTTAGCACAGTTAAATAACAGATTCACTAAACAGCTATGACAACCTGTTATGATGTAACATTTAATGAGGGGCTGTAAAACCAAAACTTACTGTGGGTTTTATTACAGTGCCTCAACTACAAGGAGCAAACAGAGccagttttattttcttacatttttcctctctttcaatAACAATAATCGTATCTGCCTAAAGTAAAATGACTCTGAAGCTTGTCCAGGACCTTTCTAAAACCTGAATATAACTCTGTGTCTCTATTGAAGCATTTTAATGCGCTCTTAAAACAACTGAGAACGCAGCGGGAGTTGAATGGAACTAAAAATACAAACGCAGCTCGACTCTGGAGTGGACGCAGCGATCTGACTGGGCATTTTCAAACCATCTCAGTCTGCCCTTACTGCCGAAGGACTCGGTGAACCGTGAAATGCAATCCATGAGAGAGAAATTTAATTTCCAGATAACGAGAGGACAGAAGGAGCCTCACATTGAGCTCCTGTCTGCAGATATCAAATCAAGTTGCTTCATTTGAATAAGACAAGCATGCGGGACGGAAAAGACAAGAGCTCATTGAGGAGCGTCATGATTTCCCCGCGGCTGGACGCTCACCACGATGAGGGATTTTTAGGTTAAAATGAATTGTCTAGAAAATCAACTTTAAACAGGGCTCTAGTTCAGGAGCACTACAGCCTTATGCACAGCCGCACATGC
This Limanda limanda chromosome 12, fLimLim1.1, whole genome shotgun sequence DNA region includes the following protein-coding sequences:
- the bahd1 gene encoding bromo adjacent homology domain-containing 1 protein — translated: MVKAQQSQSLKCGQRQKEKGRKVKGGGVQKGKERKIELKGKKKNDKKESHRSRRKTLVVGDGDALDCCVLLTRLEEKAVVGKEKNAPKSGKQKSDKSMKKLHSSSIQRRTKSGLKKTSTANQQALEPKSNQSDALLMLPTSVLEPRRRRMASLNAEAVNSLLLYRGSPATSNVMKKQQASTEDPARDSLAKTEHRDHKTKKVSSGGKATLKAKPKKQKRTSLEALDIDWLSLLTPTPRRKAGLTAATLLKLTSAPYGTKRQKKSEAKPGSGVKAAAATTQVEVSGKPLCKGATTPTKRTMHPEHEEQLKHRQQGTGDPVHSQLGPNVQGCCSLCKTEALDPEWKDTTGGQECLRHALHCGSALGFSLKTIKKEQVETKVSSCYCCSQERCVEYCHRLALFLEDKTFKEPEDGSLADVFHHHHHHHHHHHHHLQPPHSVSHPAPITISPHTYTCFPGYYVHFSHQDPSPSPGTPLTICPRSGKRPKLRPSTSPQPSGISHPVYCCTSVEACYGEPCRINSYSAYSSVIPAITRGGCSFGPTDCTNCNRGIKREDYSSTLNDHHSPSSIPISPSPRILTGCPVPTVPPAGQSVPHVQTPLSDPSQPQPPLQVAKECPQSAKPPSGSRSGGRGNGTIGSAVCPLNRDKKQKPSSPSVKERSVAKQPRNGRQKTTNGWRAVGLPFQREVFSVGEEAPVLRKCFEGIQRDGELIRVRDTVLLKSGPKKKSLPYVAKISSLWEEPESGELMMSLFWYYRPEHTQGGRNPSLHCENEIFASRHQDVNSVACIEDKCYVLTLAQYCRFCALVTRRREGVHDSAASLVVPPIAGNAMPTHHCVPDDINPELVFFSRHVYDFRFGRLLKNLQ